In a single window of the Chloroflexota bacterium genome:
- the cofE gene encoding coenzyme F420-0:L-glutamate ligase, giving the protein MSDDIRIIPVRGVGEVRPGDNVAAILAEAFQAQGQQFETGDIVVVTQKIVSKAEGRIVDLRTVTPSEEALELSRINGRDARQIEVALRETAKVIRKDRGILISETRHGFICANAGVDGSNLAEATEVSMLPIDSDVSADGIRADIRARTGAEVAVIISDTFGRPWRQGQTNVAIGVSGMQVVRDYRGQTDSAGLVLVVTEIAVVDELASAAELATGKLDRVPAAVIRGYPFAPGEGRATELVRPAEFDMFR; this is encoded by the coding sequence ATGAGTGACGACATCCGGATCATTCCTGTGCGCGGCGTCGGCGAGGTCCGACCGGGCGACAACGTAGCGGCCATCCTGGCGGAGGCGTTCCAGGCCCAGGGCCAGCAGTTCGAGACCGGCGATATCGTCGTCGTCACGCAGAAGATCGTCTCGAAGGCTGAGGGCCGGATCGTCGATCTCCGCACGGTCACGCCCTCGGAAGAGGCCCTTGAGCTTTCCAGGATCAACGGCCGCGACGCCCGCCAGATCGAGGTTGCCCTCCGCGAGACGGCGAAGGTCATCCGCAAGGATCGCGGCATCCTGATCTCGGAGACGCGCCACGGCTTCATCTGTGCCAACGCCGGCGTGGACGGCTCGAATCTGGCCGAGGCCACCGAAGTCTCGATGCTGCCGATCGACTCGGACGTGTCGGCGGACGGCATCCGGGCAGACATCCGCGCCCGGACCGGGGCCGAGGTGGCCGTCATCATCTCGGACACCTTCGGGCGGCCGTGGCGGCAGGGCCAGACGAACGTCGCCATCGGCGTCTCGGGGATGCAGGTGGTCCGGGACTACCGGGGGCAGACGGATTCGGCCGGGCTGGTGCTGGTGGTCACCGAGATCGCGGTGGTGGACGAGCTGGCGTCGGCGGCCGAGCTGGCGACGGGCAAGCTGGACCGAGTGCCGGCGGCGGTGATCCGGGGCTATCCGTTCGCGCCGGGCGAGGGTCGCGCCACCGAGCTGGTGCGCCCCGCCGAATTCGACATGTTCCGGTAG